The Penaeus monodon isolate SGIC_2016 chromosome 5, NSTDA_Pmon_1, whole genome shotgun sequence genome window below encodes:
- the LOC119573542 gene encoding probable 26S proteasome non-ATPase regulatory subunit 3, translating to MTVEAMEVTTNDKEKEKEKETETEKKDPDTLSLEDLKEQIRLVERSIVSKEPRFVLRVLRALPATRRKLTPNVLRSLVATYYGRPENKQERESILQFIEEPMDTEAPPQANLGRQRSQLVLEVDVYIHLLVLLRLLDTNSNSDAIKCSDLLMNKVTSVNRRTLDLLAARCYFYHSRAYEVNSRLDEIRGFLHQRLCQATLRKDHEGQAVLINCLLRNYLHYSLYDQAQKLIVKLEFPQQANNNEVARYHYYMGRIKGIQLEYSEAHKHLIQALRKAPQQTAVGFRQSVQKLAVVVELLLGDIPERQIFRQAIMRKALAPYLQLTQAVRLGNLVHFTNTLNEYKSKG from the exons ATGACGGTAGAGGCGATGGAAGTAACTACAaatgacaaggagaaagagaaggagaaggagaccgagacagaaaagaaagatccGGATACATTATCGCTGGAAG ATTTAAAGGAGCAGATACGCCTGGTTGAACGCAGCATTGTGAGCAAAGAACCTAGGTTTGTCCTTCGTGTGCTGCGAGCACTCCCTGCTACAAGGAGGAAGCTTACCCCCAATGTACTCCGCTCCCTTGTGGCTACTTACTATGGGCGACCAGAGAACAAGCAGGAGAGGGAGTCCATCCTCCAGTTCATTGAAGAGCCTATGGACACAGAGGCACCTCCACAAG CCAACTTGGGGCGTCAGCGTAGCCAGTTGGTGCTAGAGGTCGATGTCTATATCCATCTCTTGGTTCTACTGCGACTTCTGGATACCAACAGCAATTCAGATGCTATTAAGTGCTCAG ATCTGTTGATGAACAAAGTGACATCAGTAAACAGGCGCACCCTTGACTTGCTGGCTGCacgctgttatttttatcactcaCGAGCTTATGAAGTTAACAGCAGACTGGATGAAATAAGAGG ATTTTTGCACCAGCGTCTGTGCCAGGCTACTCTCCGCAAGGACCATGAAGGACAGGCTGTCCTTATCAACTGTCTCCTGCGCAACTATCTCCACTACTCCCTCTACGACCAGGCACAGAAGCTGATTGTCAAGCTTGAGTTTCCTCAACAG GCCAACAATAATGAGGTAGCACGGTACCACTACTACATGGGTCGCATCAAGGGTATCCAGTTGGAGTACTCAGAGGCTCACAAGCATCTCATTCAGGCTCTTCGCAAAGCTCCACAGCAGACAGCTGTAGGCTTCAGACAGTCCGTACAGAAGTTGGCAGTAGTAGTGGAACTCCTGCTTGGTGATATCCCAGAGAGACAG ATTTTCCGTCAGGCCATCATGCGCAAAGCTCTGGCTCCTTATCTCCAGCTGACACAGGCTGTTAGGCTGGGTAATTTAGTGCATTTTACAAACACACTCAATGAATATAAGTCTAAAg